In the Lysinibacillus sp. PLM2 genome, one interval contains:
- a CDS encoding nitrate ABC transporter ATP-binding protein encodes MLLNIHKLNKSFGNLQVLKDINLHVNEGEFVAILGPSGSGKSTLFQLIGGNLLADHGTISLNGDVINGKKGFISYMPQQPSLFPWRTVLENVVLAAELKGKPNYEEAKLWLEKVGLAEFENAYPIELSGGMKQRVSFIRALLSKQSLLCLDEPFSALDEFTRLKMQKWLLSVWEQNRKSVLFITHSIEEALFLADRIYVLSKRPAMVKAEIEVPFARPRNENLLESNEFFTMKQKIFQTIKEEIEV; translated from the coding sequence ATGTTGTTAAATATTCATAAATTAAATAAATCCTTTGGGAACCTTCAAGTACTGAAGGATATTAATTTGCATGTAAATGAAGGTGAGTTTGTTGCTATTCTCGGACCTTCTGGAAGCGGAAAAAGTACGCTCTTTCAGTTAATTGGCGGCAATCTCCTAGCTGATCATGGCACCATTTCCTTAAATGGGGACGTTATCAATGGAAAGAAAGGCTTTATTAGCTACATGCCTCAACAGCCTTCCCTTTTTCCTTGGCGTACCGTTTTAGAAAATGTAGTACTAGCTGCTGAATTGAAAGGAAAGCCAAATTATGAAGAAGCCAAATTGTGGCTTGAAAAAGTAGGATTAGCTGAGTTTGAAAATGCCTATCCAATTGAATTATCTGGTGGGATGAAGCAACGGGTTTCATTTATACGCGCATTACTAAGCAAACAAAGTCTTCTCTGTTTAGATGAGCCCTTTTCTGCATTAGACGAGTTCACGAGACTGAAAATGCAAAAATGGCTTCTTTCAGTTTGGGAACAAAATCGAAAATCTGTGTTATTTATAACCCACAGTATTGAAGAAGCTCTATTTTTAGCGGATCGAATTTATGTATTATCAAAGCGACCTGCTATGGTGAAGGCTGAAATAGAAGTCCCTTTCGCAAGACCAAGAAACGAAAACTTGTTAGAATCAAATGAGTTTTTCACAATGAAGCAAAAGATTTTCCAAACAATCAAGGAGGAAATTGAAGTATGA
- a CDS encoding ABC transporter permease yields the protein MKGSWKRGGRSFLFLLFLFILWEILVRITQTPMWLLPAPSDVFKEAMIGFDNFYGHLLSTIYLALLGLFIGCSIGLIISIILYRLPKVNEVLYPLLILSQNIPTIVLAPLLIIWFGFGILPKLIIISLVCFFPIVIASMDGFRQTAPELKHYMQMVGATKNQIFWKLEFPHALPSLFSGLKIAATYSVMGTVISEWLGAKSGIGVYMTLAQSSFRIDRVFVAIFFIMLLSILLFGLIRFIEKIVVKGRKEAV from the coding sequence ATGAAAGGCTCATGGAAACGAGGAGGAAGGTCTTTTCTGTTCCTCCTCTTTTTATTCATCCTTTGGGAAATACTTGTCCGAATTACCCAAACACCGATGTGGCTATTACCTGCTCCTAGTGATGTTTTCAAAGAAGCAATGATTGGTTTTGATAATTTCTATGGTCACTTACTTTCAACGATTTATTTAGCATTACTAGGTCTTTTCATCGGTTGTAGTATCGGTCTTATTATTTCAATCATTCTTTATCGTTTACCGAAAGTAAATGAAGTGTTGTATCCGTTGTTAATTTTATCTCAAAATATACCGACTATTGTTCTTGCACCCCTTCTTATTATTTGGTTTGGGTTTGGGATTTTACCTAAGCTAATTATTATTAGTTTAGTTTGTTTCTTCCCTATTGTTATTGCAAGTATGGACGGATTTAGACAAACTGCTCCAGAACTAAAGCATTATATGCAAATGGTTGGCGCAACAAAGAACCAGATTTTTTGGAAGCTTGAGTTTCCTCATGCCCTTCCCTCTCTATTTTCGGGACTTAAAATCGCGGCAACCTATAGCGTGATGGGGACTGTTATTTCGGAATGGCTTGGTGCAAAGTCGGGTATCGGGGTATATATGACCCTTGCACAATCATCTTTTCGAATCGATCGTGTATTTGTCGCGATTTTCTTTATTATGTTATTAAGCATACTATTGTTCGGTCTCATCAGATTCATCGAAAAAATAGTCGTCAAAGGCAGAAAGGAGGCTGTATAG
- a CDS encoding cobalamin-binding protein → MRLISICPSNTELLGYLGLNSSLVGVDNYSDWPEEVKTLPQLGSDLSIDMDKVEELKPDLVLASLSVPGMERNIEQLEKRKIPYVIVPNPKSLTEVGDSVLFVGDVTNTTDKAKKLYNEYNKILQHYRSLSKQVEKKIPLYWEWWAKPIFTPGATNWLTEISELAGGRNVFDDMPQASVKTDWEDVKSRNPAVICVVWVGVKKEKVNPKVILNRDGVEQLTAIQNNQLYILDEPLFCRPSPKLLMGLNKIASILHPQIYPSFDENKDPLLESLI, encoded by the coding sequence ATGCGATTAATATCAATTTGCCCAAGTAATACAGAATTGCTAGGGTACTTAGGTTTAAATTCATCTTTAGTAGGAGTAGATAACTATTCCGATTGGCCAGAGGAAGTGAAAACATTGCCCCAGCTTGGCTCTGATTTAAGCATTGATATGGATAAGGTTGAAGAGTTAAAACCCGACTTAGTACTGGCCTCACTCTCTGTTCCTGGAATGGAACGAAATATTGAACAATTAGAAAAACGAAAAATCCCATATGTGATTGTACCGAATCCAAAATCACTAACAGAAGTTGGGGATAGTGTATTATTTGTTGGTGACGTAACAAACACCACTGATAAGGCAAAGAAATTGTATAATGAATACAATAAAATACTTCAACATTATCGCTCCTTAAGTAAGCAAGTTGAAAAGAAGATACCGCTTTATTGGGAATGGTGGGCAAAACCAATTTTTACACCTGGTGCGACCAATTGGCTAACGGAAATTAGTGAGCTTGCTGGAGGAAGGAATGTATTTGATGATATGCCTCAAGCAAGTGTGAAAACGGATTGGGAAGACGTCAAAAGCAGAAACCCAGCGGTAATATGCGTAGTTTGGGTTGGGGTAAAGAAAGAGAAAGTAAATCCAAAGGTAATTTTAAATAGAGATGGGGTAGAACAGTTGACGGCCATTCAAAACAATCAGCTGTACATATTAGACGAGCCATTATTTTGTCGACCTTCACCAAAACTATTAATGGGATTAAATAAAATCGCTAGCATCCTTCACCCGCAAATTTATCCTTCATTTGATGAAAATAAGGATCCTTTGTTAGAAAGTTTAATATAA